The proteins below come from a single Chitinophaga pinensis DSM 2588 genomic window:
- a CDS encoding MlaD family protein → MQQKAKQKIKVGIFATVAFALLLIGVFLIGRNKNMFGNTFLLYGTFKNVGGLQAGNNVRFVGIDVGTVESIEILSDTTARVALRIKEKVQPFIKKGAVAGISSDGLMGDKLITISSGKENAEPVKDGDSVHAVDPLDYDQVINRVSGVAANAEVITEQLADIATRINHGEGSIGRLLYSDSLATSLEGTVTEAKRTVRSIRKGSDGFSENMEALKHNFLLRGYYKKKEKAAKKEAEKKEKEAERKDNNRKKSGNKDSASLRVPKEG, encoded by the coding sequence TGCATTATTGCTTATAGGCGTTTTCCTCATTGGGAGGAATAAGAATATGTTTGGTAATACATTTTTGCTCTATGGTACCTTTAAAAATGTAGGCGGACTACAAGCAGGTAATAATGTCCGCTTTGTAGGGATCGATGTGGGTACTGTAGAAAGTATCGAAATATTATCTGATACGACGGCCCGTGTAGCATTGCGTATCAAGGAGAAGGTACAGCCATTTATCAAAAAAGGGGCAGTGGCCGGTATCAGTTCTGATGGATTGATGGGAGATAAGCTGATAACCATCAGTTCCGGCAAGGAAAATGCGGAACCGGTAAAAGATGGTGATTCTGTACACGCGGTAGATCCGCTAGACTATGACCAGGTGATCAACAGGGTGTCTGGTGTGGCGGCTAATGCCGAGGTCATTACGGAGCAGCTGGCCGATATTGCCACCAGGATCAACCATGGAGAGGGTAGTATAGGACGGCTGTTGTATAGTGATAGTCTGGCGACCAGCCTGGAAGGTACCGTAACGGAAGCCAAGAGAACGGTGAGGTCCATACGTAAAGGATCGGATGGATTTAGTGAAAATATGGAAGCTTTAAAACATAATTTCCTGTTGCGTGGTTATTATAAGAAGAAAGAGAAGGCAGCAAAAAAAGAGGCAGAGAAAAAAGAGAAGGAAGCAGAGAGAAAGGACAATAATCGTAAGAAAAGCGGAAACAAAGATTCTGCCAGCCTCAGGGTGCCTAAAGAAGGATAA
- a CDS encoding zinc-binding alcohol dehydrogenase family protein has translation MKILTCTTPGNFEYGEADMPVQKAGHAIIRIKRIGICGTDLHAFEGTQPFFSYPRILGHELAGELVSFDEAPGFTVGEPVTFIPYFNCGTCIACRNGKPNCCTNIKVCGVHVDGGMVEYLQVPAASLVHGEGLSMDALALVEPLAIGAHGVRRAGVAPGEFVLVIGAGPIGLGIMEFARIAGAHVIAMDINEGRLTFCKEKLQVSHTIHAKQEDVMARLREITNNDMPTVVIDATGSQQAINNGFNYMSHGARYVLVGLQKGELVVSHPEFHKREGTLMSSRNATREDFEHVIRSMKSGQVDPTTYITHRVGFDAVKDEFEGWLEPSNGVIKAIVSLD, from the coding sequence ATGAAAATACTGACCTGTACCACGCCTGGTAACTTTGAATATGGCGAAGCGGATATGCCCGTGCAGAAAGCCGGACATGCCATAATAAGGATCAAAAGGATTGGCATTTGTGGTACTGACCTGCATGCCTTCGAAGGAACACAGCCTTTTTTCTCTTATCCCCGGATACTGGGGCATGAACTGGCCGGGGAGCTGGTTTCTTTTGACGAGGCGCCCGGATTTACGGTAGGAGAACCGGTAACATTTATTCCTTATTTCAATTGTGGTACCTGTATTGCCTGCCGCAACGGGAAGCCGAATTGTTGTACCAATATTAAGGTCTGCGGCGTACATGTAGACGGTGGTATGGTTGAATACCTACAGGTGCCTGCTGCCTCGCTGGTACATGGAGAAGGACTGAGTATGGACGCGTTGGCACTGGTAGAGCCACTGGCTATTGGCGCACATGGCGTACGCAGGGCAGGTGTGGCACCGGGAGAGTTTGTACTGGTCATAGGGGCCGGACCTATCGGTTTGGGTATCATGGAATTTGCGCGTATTGCCGGCGCGCATGTGATAGCGATGGATATTAATGAAGGCAGACTTACCTTCTGTAAAGAAAAATTGCAGGTATCTCATACCATTCATGCAAAGCAGGAAGATGTGATGGCGCGTTTACGCGAAATTACCAATAATGATATGCCGACTGTTGTGATTGATGCTACTGGTAGTCAGCAGGCGATCAATAATGGATTTAACTATATGTCGCATGGCGCCCGATATGTACTGGTAGGTCTGCAGAAGGGAGAACTGGTGGTGAGTCACCCGGAATTCCACAAAAGAGAGGGTACGCTGATGAGCAGCCGTAATGCTACCCGTGAAGATTTCGAACATGTGATAAGGAGTATGAAAAGCGGGCAGGTTGATCCGACTACCTATATTACTCACAGAGTGGGTTTTGATGCGGTAAAGGATGAATTTGAAGGTTGGTTAGAACCATCTAATGGCGTTATAAAGGCTATTGTCAGCTTAGACTGA
- a CDS encoding sulfatase — protein MLKITNIRSVVVALIVLLAPILLSAQSKRPNIIFILSDDHTYQAISAYGNRYVQTPNIDRIAREGVLFHHAMVTNSICGPSRATLLTGKYSHKNGYPLNEKRFDNTQQTFPGILQQNGYQTAWIGKMHLGTLPEGFNYFSILPGQGKYYNPDFISTPNDTVRMGGYVTNIITDLSVSWLNGRDTSRPFMLVVGEKATHREWLPDLPDLGAYDSINFPLPASFSDDYKGRRAALDQDMTISNTMRLKEDLKVHVNYQQNKNSEYGRFTPEQLAPFAQYYEQKISHEFDSLHLSGQALTAWKYQRYMRDYLATARSLDRNIGRILQYLDSTGLADNTVVIYCSDQGFYLGEHGWFDKRFIYEQSLHTPFVMRYPGVIKPGTNSNSFMLNIDWAPTLLDIAHVKAPADMQGTSFMPLVSGKGDTTRWRKDMYYHYYEFPEPHHVSPHFGIRTERYKLVRFYGPADFWELYDLKNDPQELHNIYNDPAQAKNIVNLKKRLKVLITQYDDKDAEKLLKN, from the coding sequence ATGTTGAAAATTACGAATATCAGATCTGTAGTTGTCGCACTTATTGTACTCCTTGCACCAATTCTGTTGAGTGCACAGTCGAAACGACCAAATATCATCTTCATTCTTTCAGATGATCATACCTACCAGGCCATCAGTGCTTATGGTAACAGGTATGTGCAAACGCCAAATATCGACCGGATAGCACGCGAAGGGGTCTTATTCCATCATGCCATGGTCACCAACTCCATATGTGGACCAAGCAGAGCTACGTTATTGACAGGAAAATACAGCCATAAAAATGGGTATCCACTGAATGAAAAACGATTCGACAATACCCAGCAGACTTTCCCCGGTATTTTGCAGCAAAATGGTTATCAGACTGCATGGATAGGTAAAATGCACCTTGGTACATTGCCAGAGGGATTCAATTACTTCAGCATTTTGCCTGGTCAGGGTAAATACTACAATCCGGACTTCATTTCCACACCGAATGATACGGTGAGGATGGGCGGTTATGTCACTAATATTATTACGGACTTGTCTGTATCCTGGCTTAATGGCCGGGATACAAGCCGTCCTTTTATGCTCGTTGTAGGAGAAAAAGCAACACACCGCGAATGGCTGCCTGACCTGCCTGATCTGGGCGCGTACGACAGTATTAATTTCCCGCTGCCTGCTAGCTTCTCCGACGACTATAAAGGCCGTCGTGCAGCCCTCGACCAGGATATGACCATCTCCAACACGATGCGACTGAAAGAAGACCTGAAAGTGCATGTAAACTATCAGCAAAATAAAAACAGTGAATACGGCAGGTTCACACCAGAGCAGCTGGCGCCGTTTGCTCAGTATTATGAGCAGAAAATAAGCCACGAATTCGATTCCCTGCACCTGAGTGGCCAAGCACTTACAGCGTGGAAATATCAGCGTTATATGCGCGATTATCTCGCTACTGCCCGTTCCCTGGACAGGAATATCGGACGCATCCTCCAATACCTCGATAGCACCGGACTGGCCGACAATACAGTGGTGATCTATTGTTCCGATCAGGGCTTCTACCTGGGAGAACATGGCTGGTTTGACAAACGTTTTATTTACGAACAGTCTTTACATACGCCTTTTGTAATGCGTTATCCTGGTGTGATCAAACCCGGTACAAACAGTAATAGCTTTATGCTGAATATTGACTGGGCGCCTACCTTACTGGATATCGCACACGTAAAAGCACCTGCAGATATGCAGGGTACTTCGTTTATGCCTTTGGTGAGCGGTAAAGGGGATACTACCCGCTGGAGGAAGGATATGTATTATCATTATTACGAGTTCCCGGAGCCGCATCATGTATCGCCTCACTTTGGCATACGTACGGAGAGATATAAACTGGTACGTTTTTATGGACCTGCTGATTTCTGGGAATTGTATGATCTGAAAAACGATCCGCAGGAACTGCATAATATTTACAATGATCCGGCACAGGCGAAGAATATAGTAAACCTGAAGAAACGTTTGAAGGTACTGATAACGCAGTATGATGATAAAGATGCGGAGAAACTACTGAAGAATTAA
- a CDS encoding sensor histidine kinase gives MGEHVSYYVTLMKLYLFSPIEKKYREEFNQHTRQQNIKVTAYIALIVAIAAICIRVASWIIPYQEMLLPQRYTEYVVINNCMISISVLFACLLFIIKKKPQPKQQNRYHFVSILYTLLFTGSCMSLTFVAQHNPKNTMTMLLLGLLTVGVLLIFSIRNLLLVAGLSIVTFVLFFGIFQVSEDTRALNYVAFWLIIACFMVVSRLIYSYHANYFIKLKTIEDKNEEIQRTNKLKNEILAIVAHDLRNPIAGIRSVTHLMQEYPYTPEQEDKYLFWIKDACETADQIIEELLLAAKQRESALLQTDYISLNEWLQEVRDNWLQQSGFNRAILLELPPEELKARIHTGKMQRVVDNLLHNAAKFTPIEGDITIGMRRHRGGVRISIADTGIGIPEALIPNLFDQFTSSSRKGLNEEPSNGLGLHICKQLVHEHGGRIYVHSQENKGTIFSIDLPFTLF, from the coding sequence TTGGGCGAACACGTATCCTACTATGTAACGCTGATGAAACTATACCTATTCTCCCCCATCGAAAAAAAATACCGGGAGGAGTTTAATCAACATACGAGACAGCAGAATATTAAAGTAACTGCATATATAGCACTGATCGTCGCCATTGCGGCTATCTGTATCAGAGTGGCATCCTGGATCATCCCTTACCAGGAGATGCTGTTGCCGCAACGTTATACTGAATACGTTGTTATTAATAACTGCATGATCAGCATTTCTGTGTTGTTTGCCTGTCTCCTTTTTATCATTAAGAAAAAGCCTCAACCAAAGCAGCAAAATCGATACCACTTTGTCAGTATCCTCTATACGCTTTTATTTACAGGCAGTTGCATGTCCCTGACATTCGTCGCACAACACAATCCCAAAAATACAATGACAATGCTGTTGCTTGGATTACTCACTGTGGGGGTGTTGCTTATTTTCTCGATCCGCAACCTGTTGCTGGTCGCCGGACTCTCCATTGTTACATTTGTATTATTCTTCGGTATATTCCAGGTTTCAGAGGATACACGGGCACTCAACTACGTCGCTTTCTGGCTGATCATCGCCTGTTTCATGGTTGTTTCCCGCCTCATATATTCATATCATGCGAACTATTTTATCAAGCTGAAAACTATTGAAGACAAAAACGAGGAAATCCAACGCACCAACAAACTGAAAAATGAGATCTTAGCCATCGTTGCACACGATCTCCGGAATCCAATTGCGGGTATCCGTTCAGTTACACACCTGATGCAGGAATATCCCTATACGCCGGAACAGGAAGACAAATACCTCTTCTGGATAAAAGATGCCTGCGAAACGGCCGACCAGATTATTGAAGAATTACTGCTTGCAGCGAAACAACGGGAAAGTGCTCTCTTACAGACAGACTACATCTCACTGAACGAATGGCTCCAGGAGGTACGCGATAACTGGTTACAACAATCCGGCTTTAACAGGGCGATATTACTGGAATTACCTCCTGAAGAACTGAAAGCCCGGATACATACCGGGAAAATGCAAAGGGTAGTAGATAATCTGCTGCACAATGCGGCTAAATTCACGCCCATAGAAGGTGATATTACAATCGGTATGCGCCGGCACAGGGGCGGTGTCCGTATATCCATTGCAGATACGGGTATAGGTATTCCCGAAGCACTGATTCCGAACCTCTTTGATCAGTTTACCAGTTCCAGCCGCAAAGGCTTAAATGAAGAACCTTCCAATGGCCTCGGACTTCATATCTGTAAACAACTCGTACACGAACATGGTGGCAGAATTTATGTACATTCACAGGAGAATAAGGGAACGATATTTAGTATAGACCTGCCATTTACGCTGTTTTAA
- a CDS encoding acyl-CoA dehydrogenase family protein, with amino-acid sequence MAVKLSTIRQAFHLLKNIDFEQLGRLSEKIDLPKVMATVGKMNDQQLSGLMRMLQSSGGERKKELPPVNGDFYDLSGMLSPEDRALQLKVREFMESEVQPIVNEHWVKSDFPFQLLPKLAALDICGSTYEGYGGIQSSFLMEGIITMEIARVDCSMATFFGVQSGLAMGSIYLLGSEEQKKEWLPGMQRLEKIGAFGLTEPEVGSGAAGGLTTTAKRDGDTWILNGQKKWIGNATFADVLVIWARDVDDNEVKGFLVKKDTPGFSVEKMHDKMALRIVQNGVITLKDCVVEEKDRLQHANSFKDTAKVLRMTRAGVAWLAVGCARGAYENALAYTQKRKQFGRPIGSFQLIQNHLVEMLSNLTAMQTMVYRLSELQDEGRLEDEHASIAKVFCSLRTRDIVSRAREVMGGNGILLEYNVARFVADAEAIYSYEGTKEINSLIVGRAITGFSAFV; translated from the coding sequence ATGGCAGTTAAATTGTCCACCATCAGGCAGGCCTTCCATTTATTGAAGAACATTGACTTCGAACAATTGGGGCGTTTATCCGAGAAGATAGATCTGCCGAAAGTAATGGCCACTGTAGGTAAAATGAATGACCAGCAACTTTCTGGTCTGATGCGTATGCTGCAGAGCAGCGGCGGAGAAAGAAAAAAAGAGTTACCACCCGTAAATGGTGATTTTTATGACCTGAGCGGAATGCTGAGTCCGGAGGACAGGGCGTTGCAGCTGAAGGTCCGCGAATTTATGGAATCTGAGGTGCAACCTATTGTCAATGAACACTGGGTGAAATCTGATTTTCCTTTTCAGTTACTGCCGAAGCTGGCAGCCCTGGATATCTGCGGCTCGACTTACGAAGGGTATGGCGGTATTCAATCCTCTTTTCTGATGGAAGGTATTATCACAATGGAAATTGCACGGGTGGATTGTTCCATGGCGACTTTCTTCGGGGTGCAGAGTGGTCTGGCGATGGGTTCTATCTATCTGCTGGGATCGGAGGAACAGAAGAAGGAGTGGTTGCCGGGTATGCAGCGGCTGGAAAAGATCGGTGCTTTTGGGCTGACAGAGCCGGAAGTAGGTTCCGGTGCGGCTGGCGGACTTACTACTACGGCCAAACGGGACGGGGATACCTGGATACTGAATGGTCAGAAGAAGTGGATCGGGAATGCCACCTTTGCGGATGTGTTGGTGATCTGGGCAAGAGATGTGGATGATAATGAGGTAAAAGGATTTCTGGTGAAGAAGGATACCCCGGGTTTCAGTGTAGAGAAGATGCACGATAAAATGGCGTTGCGTATAGTACAGAACGGAGTGATTACGTTGAAGGATTGTGTGGTGGAAGAGAAAGATCGTTTACAACACGCCAATTCCTTTAAAGATACAGCGAAGGTATTACGGATGACCCGTGCAGGCGTCGCCTGGCTGGCAGTAGGATGTGCCAGGGGGGCGTATGAGAATGCGCTGGCTTATACGCAGAAGCGGAAGCAGTTTGGTCGCCCGATCGGTTCATTCCAGCTGATCCAGAATCACCTGGTGGAGATGCTGTCGAATCTGACGGCTATGCAGACGATGGTCTACCGTTTATCGGAGTTACAGGATGAGGGTAGGCTGGAAGATGAACATGCCTCTATTGCGAAAGTATTCTGTTCATTGCGTACGCGTGATATTGTGAGTCGTGCGAGGGAGGTAATGGGCGGTAATGGTATACTGCTGGAATATAATGTGGCGCGTTTTGTAGCGGATGCAGAAGCGATCTATTCTTATGAGGGTACGAAGGAGATCAACTCGCTGATTGTGGGAAGGGCGATCACCGGGTTCAGTGCATTTGTATAA
- a CDS encoding YceI family protein — protein sequence MKRLVIFSSTLLLTAAVFAFAALAQAWNISGKYNIAFSTNEASGIFKTFKGTIAFDEANLAASNFSVSVDVASINTGNALMNKHAKSDEWFDAAKYPEIKYTSKKIVKAGAGYQVTGDLEIHGVKKEFTIPFTFKRAGNGATFDGTFKVNRNDFHIGKPGGDVADMVNVTIAVPVVKG from the coding sequence ATGAAAAGATTAGTAATATTTTCATCAACACTGCTGCTCACAGCAGCAGTGTTTGCCTTCGCCGCACTGGCACAGGCATGGAACATCAGTGGCAAGTATAATATTGCCTTCTCTACAAATGAAGCAAGCGGTATCTTCAAAACCTTTAAAGGTACTATCGCTTTCGACGAAGCCAATCTGGCTGCTTCTAACTTCAGTGTATCTGTTGATGTTGCTTCTATCAACACCGGTAATGCACTGATGAACAAACACGCTAAAAGCGACGAGTGGTTTGATGCAGCGAAATATCCTGAAATCAAATACACCTCCAAAAAGATCGTAAAAGCAGGTGCTGGCTACCAGGTAACCGGCGACCTTGAAATACATGGTGTTAAGAAGGAATTCACCATTCCTTTCACTTTCAAACGCGCAGGTAACGGCGCAACCTTCGATGGTACATTCAAAGTAAATCGTAACGATTTTCATATCGGTAAACCAGGTGGCGACGTAGCTGACATGGTCAACGTAACAATAGCCGTTCCTGTTGTAAAGGGCTAA
- a CDS encoding YceI family protein has product MKKITIIASLLALSATTFAQSKWSVDKAHARLGYTISHMTLSESEGNFKSYTADITASKADFSDASFNISIDVASLNTENEMRDKHLKSADFFDAEKYPTITFKSTSFKKTSGNQYRLVGDLTFHGVTKQVMLNAVYNGTQENAQSKKLVAGFTITGTFKRKDFGFATEAPATMLGEDVKLRASGEFVKE; this is encoded by the coding sequence ATGAAAAAAATCACAATCATCGCCTCTTTACTGGCACTTTCCGCAACAACATTTGCACAATCTAAATGGTCTGTAGATAAAGCACACGCTAGACTGGGTTACACTATTTCCCACATGACACTGTCTGAAAGTGAAGGTAACTTCAAATCTTACACTGCTGATATCACTGCTTCTAAAGCTGATTTCTCTGACGCTTCTTTCAACATCAGCATCGATGTAGCTAGTCTGAACACAGAAAACGAAATGCGTGACAAACACCTGAAAAGTGCAGATTTCTTTGATGCAGAAAAATATCCTACCATCACTTTCAAGAGCACTTCCTTCAAGAAAACAAGTGGTAATCAGTACAGACTGGTGGGTGATCTGACCTTCCACGGTGTAACTAAACAGGTAATGCTGAACGCAGTATACAACGGTACCCAGGAGAATGCACAGAGCAAGAAACTGGTTGCTGGTTTTACTATCACTGGTACTTTCAAACGTAAAGATTTCGGTTTCGCTACAGAAGCTCCTGCTACCATGCTGGGTGAAGATGTTAAGCTGAGGGCAAGTGGTGAATTCGTAAAAGAATAA
- a CDS encoding winged helix-turn-helix transcriptional regulator → MVKNSDGKIWIGDCPIRQVLDRFGDKWSILVIELLSHEGKLRFSEIAQTIGDISQKMLTVTLRSLESDGLIIRQFFPEIPPRVEYELSDLGRSLVPHIQQLTSWGQEHMEAIKENRRRFEEKQSKG, encoded by the coding sequence ATGGTGAAAAATAGTGATGGAAAAATATGGATAGGGGATTGTCCGATACGGCAGGTGTTGGATCGTTTTGGCGATAAGTGGTCGATTTTGGTAATAGAGTTATTGTCGCATGAGGGGAAGTTGCGGTTTAGTGAGATTGCGCAGACGATCGGGGATATTTCGCAGAAGATGTTGACGGTGACGTTGCGGTCGTTGGAGTCTGATGGGTTGATTATAAGGCAGTTTTTTCCGGAGATACCGCCGCGGGTGGAGTATGAGTTGTCGGACTTGGGGAGGAGTTTAGTGCCGCATATACAGCAGCTGACGAGTTGGGGGCAGGAGCATATGGAGGCGATTAAGGAGAATAGGAGGCGGTTTGAGGAGAAGCAGTCAAAAGGGTGA
- a CDS encoding phytanoyl-CoA dioxygenase family protein — protein MSVAYQTFTLGNALTEEQQSFFEENGYIHFSNFLTPEQVQEIVNASEEVQQRWISGNVEKVNGVPVKYGKDLDGQPIVQRFAFINQHTRVLSDLLKDNRLQTLLQLIGPGARIGENEKDGMVLNHYVNGPESTFTKMGWHTDGLRDIFLHGKLNPMLNVGIHLSNLRPENGGLRIIPGTHRQNIFSMLFRKKYFIGHKPDKHELAIAPNAGDLTVHDGRLWHRVAQSNVIGEASRRRVIYVPIIAGKYEPKHENSPTLLYQRLAGVILK, from the coding sequence ATGTCTGTCGCTTATCAAACATTTACACTCGGTAATGCGCTTACCGAGGAGCAACAATCATTTTTTGAAGAAAACGGTTATATCCATTTCTCTAATTTTCTGACGCCGGAGCAGGTGCAGGAGATCGTCAACGCATCAGAAGAGGTGCAGCAGAGATGGATTTCGGGGAACGTAGAGAAGGTGAATGGAGTACCGGTGAAATATGGCAAAGATCTGGACGGTCAGCCGATAGTACAACGATTTGCTTTTATCAATCAACATACGCGTGTACTTTCAGATCTGCTGAAGGACAATCGCTTACAGACCCTCTTACAATTAATAGGCCCCGGCGCCCGTATCGGAGAGAATGAAAAGGATGGGATGGTGTTGAATCATTATGTGAATGGTCCGGAGAGCACTTTCACTAAAATGGGTTGGCATACGGATGGTTTACGTGATATCTTCCTGCATGGGAAACTAAACCCCATGCTGAATGTAGGTATCCACCTGAGTAATCTTCGTCCGGAAAACGGCGGATTGCGCATCATTCCTGGTACACATAGACAGAACATCTTCAGTATGCTGTTCAGAAAGAAATACTTTATCGGTCACAAACCCGATAAACACGAACTGGCAATCGCGCCCAATGCAGGTGATCTTACTGTCCATGATGGTCGTCTCTGGCATCGTGTAGCCCAGTCAAATGTAATAGGAGAGGCCAGCCGCAGACGCGTGATCTATGTGCCTATCATTGCCGGAAAATATGAACCTAAACATGAGAATAGTCCGACCCTCCTGTATCAAAGACTGGCCGGTGTTATCCTGAAATAA
- a CDS encoding SDR family NAD(P)-dependent oxidoreductase, translated as MTYALITGASKGIGLSMAHALASRKYDLLLIARSEQELTAAANELRNKWQVEVAWLAIDLSSPEAAARVAEWAGRYPVSILINNAGYGVWGNFSDRSLSEHQQMIQVNAETPVALCHHLLPVLRQQPQAYILNVSSTAAYQAVATLTLYAATKSFMLLFSRGLRQELKKSNVSVTCLCPGPVKTNFIDRAGMQAIKETADKYGMLADDVADIAIKGMFRKKAEIIPGAMNVVTAFMTRIVPKAIVEAVAANLYKTR; from the coding sequence ATGACATACGCACTCATTACAGGGGCCAGTAAAGGTATTGGTCTGTCTATGGCACACGCCCTTGCTTCCAGAAAATATGATTTACTGTTAATCGCCCGTTCGGAGCAGGAACTCACTGCTGCCGCCAATGAATTGCGTAATAAATGGCAGGTAGAGGTAGCCTGGCTGGCCATTGATCTGTCCTCCCCTGAAGCAGCTGCCCGTGTCGCTGAATGGGCGGGCAGGTATCCCGTCTCTATCCTGATCAATAATGCCGGCTACGGTGTATGGGGCAACTTTTCCGACCGCTCTTTATCTGAGCACCAGCAGATGATTCAGGTGAATGCGGAAACACCGGTGGCACTTTGTCATCACCTCCTGCCTGTATTGCGTCAGCAACCACAGGCTTATATATTAAATGTCTCCAGTACGGCTGCTTATCAGGCGGTGGCCACGCTGACCTTGTATGCGGCGACCAAGTCGTTTATGCTGTTGTTTTCAAGGGGTTTGAGACAGGAGCTGAAAAAGAGTAATGTGTCGGTGACGTGTTTGTGTCCGGGGCCGGTGAAGACGAATTTTATTGATCGTGCGGGCATGCAGGCGATCAAGGAGACGGCGGATAAATACGGTATGTTGGCGGATGATGTGGCGGATATTGCCATTAAAGGCATGTTCCGGAAGAAAGCGGAGATTATTCCCGGGGCGATGAATGTGGTGACGGCGTTTATGACGCGGATAGTGCCGAAGGCAATCGTAGAAGCAGTGGCCGCCAATCTTTATAAGACCAGATAA
- a CDS encoding DUF6691 family protein, which translates to MDTDFEVVSTSTTNNAPAKKTPWWSQLQFLAAGIFFGIILIKSEVMSWYRIQEMFRLQSFYMYGVIGSAVVTGIISVLIIKKTGAKTLYGEPITFQPKSFNKGQIFGGLLFGFGWALTGACPGPLFAQIGAGFSVVIVTLFSAILGTWVYGKLRDRLPH; encoded by the coding sequence ATGGATACAGACTTTGAAGTGGTGAGCACCTCCACTACTAACAACGCTCCTGCAAAAAAGACCCCCTGGTGGTCTCAGCTGCAATTCCTGGCCGCTGGTATATTCTTCGGGATCATCCTGATCAAATCAGAAGTAATGTCCTGGTACCGGATACAGGAAATGTTCCGCTTACAATCCTTTTACATGTATGGCGTCATCGGTTCGGCGGTCGTGACAGGAATCATCTCCGTGCTGATCATCAAAAAGACCGGGGCTAAAACGCTGTACGGCGAACCTATAACCTTCCAACCGAAGTCCTTTAATAAGGGCCAGATCTTTGGCGGATTGCTCTTCGGATTTGGCTGGGCATTGACAGGCGCCTGTCCGGGACCATTGTTTGCGCAGATAGGGGCCGGATTCTCCGTGGTAATCGTTACGCTCTTTAGCGCAATACTGGGTACATGGGTGTATGGTAAGCTGCGGGACCGCCTGCCGCATTAG